A region of the Clostridium estertheticum subsp. estertheticum genome:
AAATCCTTAATCCACTCCTCCTCAAGCTCAATTGGTACAAGTGATGCTTTAGGTTTAATTATATTATGTCCTAAAACCTTAGCATAAGTTAATCCTTCACCTGATGAACCAGTTTGTGGGTATGATAACCCACCAGTACATAATATAATATAATCTCCATATACATTATTTCCAGAAGCAAGTTCAACACCAATAACTTTCTGATTATCTCGAACTATTCTTTTCACTTTTGAATTTAATAACACTTCAACCTTTTTATTCTTTAATTCAATATCAAAAGCTTTTATAATATCTGAAGATTTATCTGACTCAGGAAATACTCTATCCCCTCTTTCAACTTTAAGGTTAACCCCTTGCTCTTTGAAAAAGTTCATAGTATCTTCATTCGTAAAGGAGTATAAAGAACTATATAAAAAGTTAGGATTACATGGTATATTTTCAAAAAAGTCACCAATATCCTTAGCATTTGTAATATTGCATCTCCCCTTACCTGTTATATAAAGTTTCCTTCCTAATCTTTCATTTTTTTCAATGAGAACCACCTCATGTTTTGATGAAGCCGTAACAGCTGCCATCATGCCTGCTGGTCCTCCTCCAATAATAATTACTTTTGCCACACAATCACTCCCTTATAATATTTACATTTAAAATTTATTATAATACAATTAAACTCATTTTCTGTATATGTAAAACACAACCTCAAAAGAGAATCCCAATGAAAGGATTCTCTTCAAACCGTTTGATTAAGAATTTATCTTTCATTCTCTATCCTTATCTTTAAAAGAATAAACTTGATATTCTTCCCATATGTCTTCTAAAGTAGAAAATGTTCTTGAAATTTTTTCTTTTTCTCGTAAACCCACAGCAATAATTAATGCATTTATTACACTAAGTGGTGCTACTAAAGAATCAACAAATGATGCCATATTACTTTGAGCTATTAATGTGTAATCTGCTCTAGTAGCTAATGGAGATAATAAACTATCTGTAATTGCTACAACATTTGCATTCTTACTTTTAGCAAAAGCTAATGCTTCAATTGTTCTTGTTGTATACCTAGGAAACCCTATTCCAATAACTATATCTTGTTCATTAACATAAAGCATCTGCTCAAATATATCGCTGACACCATAAGCAACTACCTTAACATTATCTAAAATAAGATTTAAGTGAAATGCTAAAAATTCTGCAAGCGCTGCCGAACTTCTAAGTCCAATTATGTATATTTTTCTAGCTTCAAATAGTGAATTAACTATATCCTCAAAAGTTTTATGATTAATTTTTTCAAGTGTAGCGCGAATATTTTCCATATCAGCTTTTAATACACCTTTTAATGCATTTTCCTGAGTAATAAAATCATTTGATAATTCAATTCTTTGCACAGTAGTTAATTTATTTTTAATTAATTCTTGAAGAGCTTTCTGTAGTTTAGGATAACCACTAAATCCTAATTCATTAGCAAATCTTACAACAGTAGATTCACTTACCCCTACACTAGTTCCCAATTTAGCTGCTGTCATAAATGCTGCTTTATCGTAGTGTTTTAGAATATATTCTGCTATTAATTTCTGACCTTTACTTAAACGTGAAAATTTAATTTGAATAGTCCTCATCAAATCTTGTTTGCTATCTACCATAATCAACTCAATCCTTCCTATATTAATCCAAATAAATGAAATAAAAATTTCAAAAGATGATAAAATGAATTTTTTATTTCATTTTATCATCTTTTGAAGATATTTTCAACGAATTATTCATTTGTATAATATTTTATTATTCAGATCCATAATATAACGAATTCTTAAATTATAAATTCTTTAAATAATTTATTTCATCAAAAGTTAAGTTTCTCCATTCTCCCTTTTCCATATTTCCGAGTAAAATATTACCAACAGAAATTCTCTTTAATGCAATAACTGGATGACCTATAACCTCACACATTTTTCTAATTTGACGGTTCTTACCCTCATGTATTGTAATTGTAGCCCTACAATTAAATCCGATTCTTTTAGTAATTTCAAAACCGGCCTTAGCGGTAATATATCCATCAATATCCACCCCATTACAGAATGTAGCTATTTCTTCCTCATTTGGGCAGCCTTCAAGTATTGCCATATATACTTTATTAATAGCCTGCCTTGGGTGAATCACCTTATTATAGATATCTCCATCATTAGTCATAATAATTAATCCACATGTATCATAATCTAAACGACCTATAGGATATATTCTTTCTTTTGTCTTTACTAAATCTAAAATAGTCTCTCTACCTTTCTCATCTTTTACAGTAGATACTATCCCTTCTGGTTTATTTAATGCAATGTAAACTTTATTTTCTTCTATATTAATAATTTTATTATCTACCTCTACACTATCTTTTTCAGGGTCAATTTTATTTCCAAGCTCTGAAACTACCAAACTATTTACTTTTACTCTACCTGCAGTAATTATTTCTTCACACTTTCTTCGTGATGCAACACCACATCTTGCCATAAATTTTTGCAAACGTTCTTCCACTATAACACATCCTAATTTTATTTTTAGTTACTATATAAATATAAATTTTCTATTATAAAATTATTTATGTACTCTTTTGTTAAATAATTTTAAGTCAATTTTATAATCTGTTACTAAATAAAAAACATGATTTAAAATTTAAATTGAAATATATATAAATAAGCCTTCATAAAGGATTATATAAGTATATTAATAAAAAATCAATTGCTGATAAATCATTTTTCATTTTACTTTTGTGATGACGATAATACTTGTAATATATTTCCAAGGAAATGAATCTATAAAAATATAATTTAATTCTAATAAACAAAAAAATAAAATATAGATCATAAAATATTTTAACGTTCATAATGTTATAATATATAGAGAATGTAATACTATAAAAGGAGGATATATAATGAATTTTATTAATTACTACATGCCAACAAAAATAATATTAGATAAAGAAGTAATATTAAAAAACAGTAATCTATTTTCTTCTTATGGAAAAAAAGCTTTGATTGTAACCGGCAAGACCTCATCAATCAAAAACGGTTCATTAAAAGATGTTACTACTGCATTAGAAAAAGAAGGCATTGTCTACGAGGTTTTTAATGATGTAGAAGAAAATCCCTCTTTAGAAACTATAGAGAAAATTGTAAAACTTGGAAGAACACAAAATTCCAATTTTATTATAGGTGTTGGTGGAGGATCTCCCATTGATTCTGCAAAAGCAGCTGGTGTGCTAATAAATAACACAAATACTACAATCCATAATTTATTTGATAGTCCTAGCCTTAAATCTATACCAGTGATTGCAGTACCTACAACAGCTGGAACAGGAACTGAAACAACACCATATGCTATTCTTACAGATAATAAACTAAAAACAAAACATGGCATATGTCAAAAGGTATTTCCTGATTACGCCATGTTAGACGTAAAATATTTAATGTCTTTACCAGATAAAATAACTTTTAATACTTCTATAGATGCATTATCTCACTTAATAGAAGGTTATTTATCTTCCAAATCAAATACAATGAGTGATGCACTAGCTGAAAAAGGCTTGAAATTATTTGGTGAATGTTTAAATATGATAAAAGAAAAAGATTTTACTTATGCTGTTCGAGAAAAATTAATGTTAGCCTCTACCATAGCTGGTATGGTAATTGCACAATCAGGCACATCGCTTCCACATGGAATGGGTTATGCTCTTACATATTTTCATAATATACCACACGGAAAGGCAAACGGAGTGCTTTTAAAATCATATTTACAATTTTCTGAAAATAAACATAGAGTCAGAAAAATTTTATATTTATTAACTATAGAAAATTTAGATGAACTCGGTAATTTTTTAAATGATATGCTTGGAAGCATAGATAATGTAAGTTATAAAGATATATGTTCCTATGCGCAAAGCATGGCATTAAACAAAGATAAATTAAAAAATCATCCCACCCCTGTAGGAAAAGAAGATATACTAAAAATGTACAAAGACTCTTTAAATTTATAAATTTTATTTATCAATAAATAGTAAACAAAACTATTAAAAACAAGGGAGTGTAGATTTTACACAACCTTGTTTTTATGTTTTTTACTAATCGGCGTTTAAATCAATATGACAATATCCTCCCGGATTTTTCTGTAGATATTTTTGGTGATAATCTTCAGCATCATAAAAACAAGAAAGAGGTTGTATCTGAGTAACTATAACCTTATCATATTTACTTTGAATTTTATCTTTTGTGCTTAATATAATATCTAAATCACTTTTATCAGAGTAATAAATACCACTTCTGTACTGACTACCTACATCAGCTCCTTGCCTGTTAATAGCAGTAGGATCTATTATCCCCCAAAACTTATTTAATATTTTTTCGAGTGATACCACCTTTTCATCATAACTTATTAAGCAAGCTTCTGCATGACCAGTATTTCCCATGCAAACTTGATCATACGTAGGGTCCTTCTTTATACCATTGGCATACCCCACCTTAGTTTCAACGATACCGTCTATTTTTGACATATAAGCATCTACACCCCAAAAACATCCTCCAGCTACAACTATAGTTTTCATTAAAACACCTCACCTTTTTATTATTACTGTTTATAAATTATACCACAGTCATAATATTATGTAAGTTATACAATTTGCTGCTTATTATCTAAAAATTTAAAATCCTCAGCTACAACTTCTGTACTATATCGTTTATTTCCATCTTTATCTACATAACTACTACTTGAAAGTCTCCCTGTTATAGCAATTCGACTCCCTTTTTTTAAATATTTACATAAAGTTTCTGCCAAACCACTCCATGCGACAATATTGATAAAATCAGCTTCTGCTTTCATATCTTTATGTTGTACCCTATTAATTGCCAATGTAAATCTAGTATAAAACCCTTTTCCTTCATTAAAACTTTTAAGTTCCAAATCTCTTGTTAATCTACCAATGATTGACACAGTATTCATTAATTATCTCCTCTTTTCTTAATAATTTGCATTAGCTAATTAATTGACACTTAATATAATTTTATTTTTACTGTGTAATTAAATAACATTTTAAGATTATTGACAATAAAAATAGTTTCTATACAAACATGTGTTCTTTTTTATATTTTGGTCTTTATAGATTACTTATAAGTTATAAATTTAGTTTAACAAAACTATACCCCTTAACTAAAAAAAGCATATGTAACTATATGCTTTTTAATAATATAAAAATTTTTAGTAATAAAAATAATATGAATTAAGAATATATTCAGCATTATATCTATCACATAGTTTTCTTAAATAAAGCTTCGCCTTCTCCTTATGCTGCATATCCAAGAGAAGTTTTGCAAAATGAACTTTTTCTTTGTCAGTGACATCATCTTTAACATACCCCCAAACATGCTCTGCAGTATTTATAAAGCTTCCATCTTCTACATCAATGTTTATTACTTCATCAATATACTCGTAGAATTCCTTAAGACTACATTTTTCTTTTACCATTTTGCTACATTCCTTATAATACTTATAATTTCTTTCCATCAACACATATTTGTATTTTGCCCATTGTTTTTCCATAATTGTAGAAATCAATTTCTTATTTATATTATTTATGTTATTAATTATGAGATTACATTTTATAGCCGAAACATCTTTATCTTTCACCTCTAGCATAATATCAGGATTAAACTCTTTTATTTCATCATAGTATTCTAAAAATGCTTTCGTCATTATAGTATTTGAATGCGCTCCTACCTGTTTTTGTAAATTTTGCTGACTATAATGAACTTTTACATTACCATCTTTCTCTTTCCATGTTTTTATTACTTTATTCATTATTTCTTTTATAGACTCATCTTTTTGATAGTTACACTCATGATGAAGGTTATCGAATATAACTGGTATACCGATTTTACTGCTCACATAAAGAACATCTTCAATATTAAATATTTTTCCATCATTTTCAATTACAAGTCTATTTTTAACAGAAGATGATAATCTTTTAAAATTCTCAATAAATCTGTTCACAGCTGCATTTTTATCGCCATACCCTCCACCTATATGAAGTATTATTTTATTACTTGAATTCAGACCTAATGAATCTAAAAATTTACTATGATATTCCAAATCTTTAATTGCATTTTCTACAATATCATCTTTCAAAGCGTTGAGTACTGTATATTGTCCTGGATGCATTGAAACTCTCATACCACAATTCTTTACAAATTCGCCTATTTCATTTAATTCATTTTTGAAATAATTGTACCATTCAATTTTATTAATACTATGACTTCCAAGTGGAACTATATCTGAGCTTATTCTAAATAGTTTTATATTAAGTTTCTCATTGTTTTCTAAAATTTTTTTTAACCCTATTATATTTTGTTTTACCACATCTAAAAAAATGTCTTTTGAAAATTTCTTTAGTGTAAGTCCTCTTGATGTTCTTTCATTTATTGTTAATGGTATACATGCATATCCTATTTTCATATTTTCTTCTACTCCTATTTTCTTATACTTATAATTTTTCAATTTATATTAAATTGCACGAAATTCTACATTTAAATGGTTTATAGTTTATGATTATAACAAAATTTAGCCTTTATATGTATACCTAACTCCTATTGCACATTTAAAACGCATCTACGCTTGTTTTAAAGTGAAAATCTAAGTTAAAGATGTAAATGGAAGTCTAATGTTTTTTCTGCTTATACATGGTTATTAGTAGGTATATTTAGTTCCATTATAATAATTAAAATATATCTATTAGATCTCCAGCATTATTTTTCAATTTTTCTACTGAATGAATATATCTATTAGTAGTTGCCAAATTTTTGTGTGCCGCAAAATCTCTAACTTTTTCTACCGTAGCTCCTGCAAGTATTGCGAGTGTTATTGCTGTATGTCTAGTAGAATGAACCCGTAAATCTTTATCTATACCTGCATTTTTACACACCTTTTTTATCATATAATTTAAAGTACTTGCATTTAACTTTTCATTATTTTTCCCATTGGTGGAATGACCAATAAATAAATATTCCTCGCCACTAGTTACCTTATTTCTCTTAGTCAAATTAATATACTCATTAATCATGGTAAGAACATTTTGTTGTAGTTTTACTATATCTTCTTTACCGCCTTTTCTTCTCACCTTTACTACATTATAACCAGTGTATGTAGTAATATGTTTTATTTTAATATTTATAATTTCAGATTTTCTTAGTGCAGTAGTTAACGCAAGCACTAATATTGTTTTATTCCTATGTCCTAATATAGTGGATGTATCTATACTACTTAATAGAATTTTACATTCTTCTTTTGTTAAAAACTCAGTTTCTTTATTATTTATCACTGGTTTTTCTTCCTTGAGATTTCCAAATGGATTATATTCTATTATATGAATACCTGTAGAATTATCTTGGTACTTTAATAACCACTTATACAAAGCGCTTAATGATGATACTTTCCTATTTATAGTTGCAGATGACATGTTTTTATCCATCAATTTCATAATGAAATTTTGTGTATGTAATATATTTACTTTTTTAATATCATCTATGCTAATATCAGAAATAGAACCCACACAGAAAAAGTCTTTTATATCCCGTTCATAACTTTTAGATGTATAGATACTTTTTCTAGATTTAATCTCAAGAAAATATCTTATAAAATTTTCATTATCTAACATTAGATCTGATTTGTAATTAAATCCAATAATTTCATTTTGCATAAATATTCTCCTTTAATATTTTAACTTTTCTATAAATTTTAAAAAGCTGCAAACAGTACGTTAGCAGCTTTTTAAAATTTATAGGTTTTAATTATTCTTCTAAAGAGTTGATTAATTTCACTATTTCTTCTAACGCTAATTTTTCATCAACACCATTTGCAATAACGTTTACAGCTACATTAGATCCAACACCTAATGATAAAATACCTATCAAACTTTTAATATTGGCTTTTTTTCCCATAAATTCTATACCTATATCTGACTTGAAAGAAGCTGCTTTTCTTACTAACAATGTAGCTGGCCTAGCATGCAATCCTTTAGGATTATTAACTATAACTTCCTTTGTTATCAATTTACTTCACCTCAATATCTTATTATTAGTATGCACTAATATAAAACACTTTATATTAGCCCATACCATCATAATATCATTAATAAGTATGTAAATCAATTTTAAATATTACTAACAAAACTTTCTATCCTATCAAGTCCCTGCTTTATATTTTCCATGGAAGTCGCATATGATAATCTAATAAAATTCTCTGCTCCGAATGCTATTCCCGGTATAACTGCAACCTTTTCCTTTTCAAGTAGAAGCTTTGAAAAAGAAATTGAATCCTTTATCACTTTTCCATCGATTAATTTATTAAATATATTACTTATATTCACCATAACATAAAAAGCACCTTCAGGTTCTATGCAAGATAAATTATTAATACTATTTATTCTTTTCACCATATAATTTCTTCTTATTTTAAATTGTTCTATCATACTGTGCATATCATCCTGTTCCCCGCTTAAAGCTTCAACTGATGCATATTGAGCAATTGAATTTGGGTTAGAAGTGGTATGACTTTGTATATTTGACATTAATGCTATGATTTCTTTACTACCCGCTGCATACCCTACTCTCCATCCTGTCATAGCATAAGCCTTAGAAAGACCATTAATTACTATAGTTCTTAAATAAGCATCTTCTGAAAGGCTTGCTATACTAATGTGATCATTAGCTGCATATAGTAGTTTCTCATAAATCTCATCAGATATTATTATTAAGTTATTTATTTTTGCAAACTCAGCAATATTCATAAGTTCTTCCCTTGAATACACTGTTCCTGTAGGATTATTTGGGCTATTTAATATTATTGCTTTAGATTTAGAAGTTATCGCTCTATTAAGATTTGTAATTGTTAACTTAAATTTATTACTTTCCTCTGTTTCGACAAAAACAGGTACCCCATCCGCAAGTTTAACTAATTCTGGATAACTAACCCAATATGGAGCTCCAATTATAACTTCATCTCCTGGGTTTAATATAGCTTGGAAAACATTAGCTAAGCATTGTTTTGCTCCAGTTGAAACTATAATTTGATCTGTTATATAATTTAAACTGTTATCTTTCTTAAGTTTTTTAATTATTGCCTGTTTTAGTTCAATAATACCAGACGCTGCCGTATATTTTGTCATTCCTTCGTTTATTGCTTTTATAGCTGCTTCGCGAATATTCTTCGGTGTATTAAAATCAGGTTCACCAGCACCAAACCCTATTACATCAATACCATCAGCTTTCATTTTTTTTGCTTTTGCAGTTATATCTAATGTTAAAGATGTTGATATTTTACCAGCTTTTTTAGATAATATCATTTTTTTACCCCCAATATCTATATTAATTCTATGTTTTATATTAACACAATTTTCTTTCTTTAAATAAACTATATAATTTGTATTGTATTAAT
Encoded here:
- a CDS encoding MurR/RpiR family transcriptional regulator, giving the protein MVDSKQDLMRTIQIKFSRLSKGQKLIAEYILKHYDKAAFMTAAKLGTSVGVSESTVVRFANELGFSGYPKLQKALQELIKNKLTTVQRIELSNDFITQENALKGVLKADMENIRATLEKINHKTFEDIVNSLFEARKIYIIGLRSSAALAEFLAFHLNLILDNVKVVAYGVSDIFEQMLYVNEQDIVIGIGFPRYTTRTIEALAFAKSKNANVVAITDSLLSPLATRADYTLIAQSNMASFVDSLVAPLSVINALIIAVGLREKEKISRTFSTLEDIWEEYQVYSFKDKDRE
- the msrA gene encoding peptide-methionine (S)-S-oxide reductase MsrA produces the protein MKTIVVAGGCFWGVDAYMSKIDGIVETKVGYANGIKKDPTYDQVCMGNTGHAEACLISYDEKVVSLEKILNKFWGIIDPTAINRQGADVGSQYRSGIYYSDKSDLDIILSTKDKIQSKYDKVIVTQIQPLSCFYDAEDYHQKYLQKNPGGYCHIDLNAD
- a CDS encoding NAD(P)/FAD-dependent oxidoreductase, with the protein product MAKVIIIGGGPAGMMAAVTASSKHEVVLIEKNERLGRKLYITGKGRCNITNAKDIGDFFENIPCNPNFLYSSLYSFTNEDTMNFFKEQGVNLKVERGDRVFPESDKSSDIIKAFDIELKNKKVEVLLNSKVKRIVRDNQKVIGVELASGNNVYGDYIILCTGGLSYPQTGSSGEGLTYAKVLGHNIIKPKASLVPIELEEEWIKDLQGLSLKNVELNITNSKNKSIYKEFGEMIFTHYGISGPIVLSGSCYVKEGEKLKAFINLKPALSEIQLDKRIQSDFLKYANKDFKNSLTDLLPSKLINTIIQLSNIDEDKKVNSVTKEERKILVNLLQNLPLTIKRLRPIDEAIITSGGVDTLQIDASTMKSKLIDNLYFAGEMIDVDAYTGGYNLQIALSTGFLAGNSVGVD
- the uvsE gene encoding UV DNA damage repair endonuclease UvsE, which produces MKNYKYKKIGVEENMKIGYACIPLTINERTSRGLTLKKFSKDIFLDVVKQNIIGLKKILENNEKLNIKLFRISSDIVPLGSHSINKIEWYNYFKNELNEIGEFVKNCGMRVSMHPGQYTVLNALKDDIVENAIKDLEYHSKFLDSLGLNSSNKIILHIGGGYGDKNAAVNRFIENFKRLSSSVKNRLVIENDGKIFNIEDVLYVSSKIGIPVIFDNLHHECNYQKDESIKEIMNKVIKTWKEKDGNVKVHYSQQNLQKQVGAHSNTIMTKAFLEYYDEIKEFNPDIMLEVKDKDVSAIKCNLIINNINNINKKLISTIMEKQWAKYKYVLMERNYKYYKECSKMVKEKCSLKEFYEYIDEVINIDVEDGSFINTAEHVWGYVKDDVTDKEKVHFAKLLLDMQHKEKAKLYLRKLCDRYNAEYILNSYYFYY
- a CDS encoding pyridoxal phosphate-dependent aminotransferase; translation: MILSKKAGKISTSLTLDITAKAKKMKADGIDVIGFGAGEPDFNTPKNIREAAIKAINEGMTKYTAASGIIELKQAIIKKLKKDNSLNYITDQIIVSTGAKQCLANVFQAILNPGDEVIIGAPYWVSYPELVKLADGVPVFVETEESNKFKLTITNLNRAITSKSKAIILNSPNNPTGTVYSREELMNIAEFAKINNLIIISDEIYEKLLYAANDHISIASLSEDAYLRTIVINGLSKAYAMTGWRVGYAAGSKEIIALMSNIQSHTTSNPNSIAQYASVEALSGEQDDMHSMIEQFKIRRNYMVKRINSINNLSCIEPEGAFYVMVNISNIFNKLIDGKVIKDSISFSKLLLEKEKVAVIPGIAFGAENFIRLSYATSMENIKQGLDRIESFVSNI
- a CDS encoding HPr family phosphocarrier protein, translated to MITKEVIVNNPKGLHARPATLLVRKAASFKSDIGIEFMGKKANIKSLIGILSLGVGSNVAVNVIANGVDEKLALEEIVKLINSLEE
- a CDS encoding single-stranded DNA-binding protein yields the protein MNTVSIIGRLTRDLELKSFNEGKGFYTRFTLAINRVQHKDMKAEADFINIVAWSGLAETLCKYLKKGSRIAITGRLSSSSYVDKDGNKRYSTEVVAEDFKFLDNKQQIV
- a CDS encoding tyrosine-type recombinase/integrase, which gives rise to MQNEIIGFNYKSDLMLDNENFIRYFLEIKSRKSIYTSKSYERDIKDFFCVGSISDISIDDIKKVNILHTQNFIMKLMDKNMSSATINRKVSSLSALYKWLLKYQDNSTGIHIIEYNPFGNLKEEKPVINNKETEFLTKEECKILLSSIDTSTILGHRNKTILVLALTTALRKSEIINIKIKHITTYTGYNVVKVRRKGGKEDIVKLQQNVLTMINEYINLTKRNKVTSGEEYLFIGHSTNGKNNEKLNASTLNYMIKKVCKNAGIDKDLRVHSTRHTAITLAILAGATVEKVRDFAAHKNLATTNRYIHSVEKLKNNAGDLIDIF
- a CDS encoding iron-containing alcohol dehydrogenase family protein is translated as MNFINYYMPTKIILDKEVILKNSNLFSSYGKKALIVTGKTSSIKNGSLKDVTTALEKEGIVYEVFNDVEENPSLETIEKIVKLGRTQNSNFIIGVGGGSPIDSAKAAGVLINNTNTTIHNLFDSPSLKSIPVIAVPTTAGTGTETTPYAILTDNKLKTKHGICQKVFPDYAMLDVKYLMSLPDKITFNTSIDALSHLIEGYLSSKSNTMSDALAEKGLKLFGECLNMIKEKDFTYAVREKLMLASTIAGMVIAQSGTSLPHGMGYALTYFHNIPHGKANGVLLKSYLQFSENKHRVRKILYLLTIENLDELGNFLNDMLGSIDNVSYKDICSYAQSMALNKDKLKNHPTPVGKEDILKMYKDSLNL
- a CDS encoding pseudouridine synthase; translation: MEERLQKFMARCGVASRRKCEEIITAGRVKVNSLVVSELGNKIDPEKDSVEVDNKIINIEENKVYIALNKPEGIVSTVKDEKGRETILDLVKTKERIYPIGRLDYDTCGLIIMTNDGDIYNKVIHPRQAINKVYMAILEGCPNEEEIATFCNGVDIDGYITAKAGFEITKRIGFNCRATITIHEGKNRQIRKMCEVIGHPVIALKRISVGNILLGNMEKGEWRNLTFDEINYLKNL